GGATGGTCTCGACGGCTGCCTGCGTATATCCGGGTCCAGCCTCCACGCCGGGTAATGCCTCGACGATGGCTTCACCGGCCTGGTTCATCACGTTGTACATGCCGGTCGACAGAATCATGAACGCCGTGGCCGAACAGACCAGCAGCGTGTCGACGTAAACGGAGAACGCCTGCACGAAACCCTGTTTGGCCGGGTGGGACACCTCGGCGGCGGCCGCTGCGTGAGGCGCCGTTCCCTGACCCGCTTCATTGGAATAAATGCCGCGTTTGACGCCCCATTCCACCGCCAGGCCCAGCACCGCGCCGAATGCCGCCTCGCTGCCAAAGGCTGACCCCAGCACAAGCCCGACGACGCGCGGAACCTGGTCGATGTTCAGGAAGAGCACGACCAGCGCAACGAGGATGTAGGCCAGCGCCATAAAGGGCACGACCAGCTGGGTGAAATGGGCAATCCGGTGAACGCCACCGAAGATGATCATGCCCAGGCCGACCACCAGTAGGGCGGCCGTCACCGTTGGGGCGAGGCCCCAAGCTTCGGTCATGCTGATGGCGATGCTATTGGCCTGTACACCAGGTAGCAGAAAGCCCGTGGCCAGCACGGTGGACAGGGCGAAAAGCCAGGCATACCAACGCTGGCCCGTGGCCTTTTCGATGTAATAGGCCGGACCACCGCGGTACTGGCCGTTGTCGTCCTTTTCCTTGTAGATCTGCGCCAGCGTGGCTTCGACATAGGCGGTCGACGCCCCGAGGAATGCCACGACCCACATCCAAAAAATGGCGCCGGGCCCACCAAAGGTGATGGCGGTGGCCACGCCAGCAATATTGCCGGTGCCCACGCGGCCGGAGAGGGAGATTGCCAGCGCCTGGAAGGACGACACGCCGGCCTTGGACTCCTTGCCGTCGAACAGCAGGCGGATCATCTCGCGTAGTCCGCGGACCTGCATAAAGCGGGTGCGGATGGAGAAGTACAGGCCAGCGCCCAGGCACAGCGCGATGAGTGCCTTGCTCCAGATCAGGCCATTGAGTGTTCCAACCAGCGTTTCCATGGCAGGTCCAGTCTTGTGAAATACGATGGGGAAACCGCAGGCAAGAATCGCTGCAGTTTGTCGGCGTCCCGGTGCCGAGTCGGCACCGGGCCTGGTTTAGTCAGTCACCCGCATGGACAGGTCGACTGCCGTGACGTGCTTGGTCAGTCCGCCAATGGAGATACGGTCGACACCGGTGTCGGCCACGTCGCGCACATTGTTTTGATCGATGCCGCCGGAGGCCTCAACCAGCACCTTGTTGTGGGCATGCCGGCTGTGCTGGCCCACCATGTTGACCGCACGTGCCAGCAGGTGGGTTTCGAAGTCGTCGAGCAGCAGGATGTCGGGTGGCGCCGGTGACTTGAGCGCTTCTTCCACCTCTCCAATCGTTTCGGCTTCGGCAATGACCGGCACCTTGGCGTAGGCCATGCGCGCCTGGTAAATCGCCGCGCCCAGCCCTCCGGCGGCTGCAACGTGGTTCTCCTTGATCATGACCGCGTCGTACAAGCCGAATCGATGGTTCACTCCACCGCCACAGCGCACGGCGTATTTCTGAGCCGTACGCAGCCCGGGCAGGGTCTTGCGCGTATCGACGATCTGCGCCCGCGTGCCCTTGACCCGGTCGACGTATCGACGGGTGAGCGTGGCCGTGCCGGACAGCAGCTGCAGAAAATTCAGCGCCGTGCGTTCGCCCGTGAGCAATGACCGCGCCGAGCCTTCGAGCCGAACCAGTTCCTGTTCGGGGCGAACATAGTCGCCATCCTTGGCCAGCCAGTGGAGCTTGAGGTCCGGGTCCAGTTCGGCAAAGACCGCGGTAAACCAGGCCGTGCCACAGAGCACGGCGGATTCGCGGCTGATGACGCTGGCCTGAATCTGGGCAGCGTCGTCGACAAGGGCAGCCGTGCGGTCACCATCGCCGACATCCTCGGCCAGGGCGGCGCGTACGATGGGCTCGATGTCGGAAGCAGGCGGATGATCGCGATTGAAATCGGTGGACGGTGGGTCCAGCGGGTTGTACATGTCAGCAGAGGGTCCCCGGAGCAAGGCGGTATTCTGTCGACGTGGCGGGGGTGGTGCAATTCCTGCGGTTAATCCGGCTGGCGGCGGGCCACGCGTAGGCCTGCAAATACATGGCGCATGTCGGCGGTGTAGAAGTTGCGAAAATCGGGCCGGCGGATGTCGTCTTCGGTCCAGCGCGACCCGCCTTTCAACACGTAATGCTGTCCATCGCACCAGGGCAGGGTGTAGCCCGGGTAGGGGAAATCCCGGTAGCCAGGGAAGGCGTATAAGGGGTTAGCCATCCATTCCCAGGCCGCACCGAGTTGATCCAGCGCACCGCTGCGGACCGCACGCAGCCATTCGAGTTCATGAGGCAGTCGGGTGCCGCTCCAGCGCGCAAATGCCTGGGCTTCGTGCCAGCTGATACCCATGACCGGGTCATCCGGATGCAGCGAGTCGGTCCGGCCATCCGCGTGCACGGCGTACCAGCCCTGTTCGGAAAGCCGCCAATGATGCGGGGCCGCCTGCTCCAGCCGACGACGCCAGGCCCAGCCGGCGTCTGACCAGTGCGCTGCCCGCTCGTAGCCACCTGCTTCCATAAAGGCCAGCCACTGGCCGTTGCTCACGGGGCGGCGTGCCAGCGCGTGCGGCGCCAATGCGGCGTCATGCGGGCCCAGTTCGTTGTCGTAGGGTGCTGGCGTCGCGCCGGGTTCGCCCACGCGAAGGGTTTGCGCGGGTACATCGACCCACTCCCACGTCGGATCGCGGGTTTGCAGCCGACTGGCCGGGCTGTCGGCGCGGTGGTTCGTCAGCGCGGCGATCTGCTGGATCATGCGCAGCGTTTCCAGGTGCTGCGCGTAATGCTGTTCCAGAAAATGCAGCAAGTAATGGCGGCTGACCATGCCGTGGCGTCGGTGCCGGGTGTAGGCCTGCTGCCACGCGGCATCGGCCCGGCGGGCCATGTGATCGCACCAGTCCAGCAGCCGTGCTGGGTCTGGCAGCTGCGGGCCACGGCTGTGCTTCGGACAGACCTCGGGCACGTACAGCGCGTCCAGACCGTCGAGATCATCGGCGTTGCCCAGCAGGTTCCTGCGCAGCCACAAGGCCTCGACAAAATGCGTGTGCCCGACATGCCAGGCACTGGGGCTCAGGCAGGGGTGCAACTGGGCGCGCGCATCGTGCG
Above is a window of Abyssibacter profundi DNA encoding:
- a CDS encoding alanine/glycine:cation symporter family protein, with protein sequence METLVGTLNGLIWSKALIALCLGAGLYFSIRTRFMQVRGLREMIRLLFDGKESKAGVSSFQALAISLSGRVGTGNIAGVATAITFGGPGAIFWMWVVAFLGASTAYVEATLAQIYKEKDDNGQYRGGPAYYIEKATGQRWYAWLFALSTVLATGFLLPGVQANSIAISMTEAWGLAPTVTAALLVVGLGMIIFGGVHRIAHFTQLVVPFMALAYILVALVVLFLNIDQVPRVVGLVLGSAFGSEAAFGAVLGLAVEWGVKRGIYSNEAGQGTAPHAAAAAEVSHPAKQGFVQAFSVYVDTLLVCSATAFMILSTGMYNVMNQAGEAIVEALPGVEAGPGYTQAAVETILPGWGSGFIAVALLFFAFTTIIAYYYMAETNIAYINRKAQRPWMILALRIGILAAVTYGTVRSANLAWAMGDIGVGLMAWLNIIAILIIQRPALKALKDYERQRKAGTDPVFDPDALEIENAEFWKR
- the nadC gene encoding carboxylating nicotinate-nucleotide diphosphorylase codes for the protein MYNPLDPPSTDFNRDHPPASDIEPIVRAALAEDVGDGDRTAALVDDAAQIQASVISRESAVLCGTAWFTAVFAELDPDLKLHWLAKDGDYVRPEQELVRLEGSARSLLTGERTALNFLQLLSGTATLTRRYVDRVKGTRAQIVDTRKTLPGLRTAQKYAVRCGGGVNHRFGLYDAVMIKENHVAAAGGLGAAIYQARMAYAKVPVIAEAETIGEVEEALKSPAPPDILLLDDFETHLLARAVNMVGQHSRHAHNKVLVEASGGIDQNNVRDVADTGVDRISIGGLTKHVTAVDLSMRVTD
- a CDS encoding SUMF1/EgtB/PvdO family nonheme iron enzyme, which codes for MKGLRSTAAQAHRLDRLQALRRSVTAVLHEEPAHDARAQLHPCLSPSAWHVGHTHFVEALWLRRNLLGNADDLDGLDALYVPEVCPKHSRGPQLPDPARLLDWCDHMARRADAAWQQAYTRHRRHGMVSRHYLLHFLEQHYAQHLETLRMIQQIAALTNHRADSPASRLQTRDPTWEWVDVPAQTLRVGEPGATPAPYDNELGPHDAALAPHALARRPVSNGQWLAFMEAGGYERAAHWSDAGWAWRRRLEQAAPHHWRLSEQGWYAVHADGRTDSLHPDDPVMGISWHEAQAFARWSGTRLPHELEWLRAVRSGALDQLGAAWEWMANPLYAFPGYRDFPYPGYTLPWCDGQHYVLKGGSRWTEDDIRRPDFRNFYTADMRHVFAGLRVARRQPD